One genomic segment of Photobacterium sp. DA100 includes these proteins:
- the cheY gene encoding chemotaxis response regulator CheY: MKILIVDDFSTMRRIVKNLLRDLGFNNTQEADDGLTALPMLKKGGFDFVVTDWNMPGMQGIDLLKHIRADAELKHLPVLMITAEAKREQIIEAAQAGVNGYIVKPFTAATLKEKLDKIFERMQ; the protein is encoded by the coding sequence ATGAAAATCCTCATTGTTGATGACTTTTCAACAATGCGCCGAATCGTAAAGAATTTGCTGCGTGATCTGGGCTTTAACAATACCCAGGAGGCGGATGATGGATTGACTGCGCTACCAATGCTTAAAAAGGGCGGTTTTGACTTTGTGGTCACGGACTGGAATATGCCGGGCATGCAGGGCATCGATCTACTCAAGCATATCCGCGCCGATGCCGAGCTTAAGCACTTGCCTGTGCTGATGATCACGGCGGAAGCCAAGCGCGAGCAGATCATCGAAGCCGCCCAAGCCGGTGTTAATGGCTATATCGTGAAGCCATTTACTGCAGCCACGCTAAAAGAGAAGCTTGATAAAATCTTCGAGCGTATGCAGTAA
- a CDS encoding RNA polymerase sigma factor FliA produces MNKALTYGRYQQSPQAFIERYSSLVKRIAHHLMGRLPPSVMLEDLIQAGMIGLLEAQQNYDPTKGASFETFAGIRIRGAMLDDIRRGDWVPRSVYKNNRRISEAISALESTLGRDPNDQEIAAYLEMTLEQYHQALNDVNCGRLVGMDDLGVSEDAVANEESVEENLPFQGVVDDNFRQSLAEAIKTLPEREALVLSLYYDEELNLKEIGAVIGVSESRVCQIHSQAMQRLRSKLTAWTS; encoded by the coding sequence GTGAATAAGGCCCTAACCTACGGACGCTACCAGCAGAGCCCGCAGGCGTTTATCGAACGTTACTCGTCTTTGGTCAAGCGCATCGCCCATCACCTGATGGGGCGTTTGCCGCCGAGCGTCATGCTTGAAGATCTCATACAGGCCGGGATGATTGGCCTGCTCGAGGCGCAGCAGAACTATGACCCTACCAAGGGGGCGAGCTTCGAAACCTTTGCCGGGATCCGTATTCGCGGGGCAATGCTGGACGATATTCGCCGCGGGGACTGGGTGCCTCGCTCTGTATACAAAAACAACCGACGGATTTCCGAGGCCATTTCTGCCCTCGAAAGCACGCTCGGCCGGGATCCGAACGATCAGGAAATTGCGGCATATCTCGAAATGACGCTCGAACAGTACCACCAGGCCTTAAATGATGTTAATTGTGGTCGCTTAGTGGGTATGGATGATCTGGGTGTATCGGAAGACGCGGTTGCAAATGAAGAGTCGGTTGAAGAAAATCTTCCCTTTCAGGGGGTTGTGGATGATAATTTTCGCCAATCCTTGGCCGAAGCGATAAAAACCCTGCCTGAAAGAGAAGCACTAGTTTTGTCCCTGTACTACGACGAGGAACTGAACCTCAAGGAGATAGGGGCGGTTATCGGGGTGAGTGAATCCCGAGTTTGCCAGATTCACAGTCAGGCGATGCAACGTTTGCGGTCCAAGTTGACTGCGTGGACTTCGTAA
- a CDS encoding MinD/ParA family protein encodes MTENAMYDQASGLRRMTQLTSTKVITVTGGKGGVGKTNVTLNMAISMARQGKRVMVLDADLGLANVDVMLGLRARRNLSHVLAGMCELKDIIVEGPYGVKIVPAASGTQNMAELTTAQHMGLIRAFSTLEEDIDVLLVDTAAGISDMVLSFSRAAQDVVVVVCDEPTSITDAYALIKILSREYDVQRFKIVANMVRSYREGRELFIKLTRVTERFLEANLELVACIPLDDRVRQSVKRQKLVVEAFPRSPAALALGALANKAAMWPVPQSPGGHLEFFVERLLVNNRRPREVPVSE; translated from the coding sequence ATGACTGAGAACGCCATGTACGATCAAGCTAGCGGTTTACGCCGTATGACACAGCTAACTTCAACCAAAGTGATTACCGTAACCGGCGGTAAGGGAGGCGTGGGCAAAACCAACGTAACCCTCAACATGGCGATTTCAATGGCCCGCCAGGGCAAGCGGGTGATGGTGCTGGATGCCGACCTGGGGCTGGCGAATGTCGATGTCATGCTGGGACTGCGGGCTAGGCGCAACCTGTCGCACGTGCTGGCGGGAATGTGCGAGCTCAAGGACATCATTGTCGAAGGCCCTTACGGGGTGAAGATTGTGCCGGCGGCTTCCGGTACGCAAAATATGGCCGAACTGACCACGGCCCAGCACATGGGGCTGATCAGGGCGTTCAGTACCCTCGAGGAAGATATCGACGTCTTGCTGGTCGATACTGCCGCAGGGATCTCCGACATGGTATTGAGTTTCTCCCGCGCCGCCCAGGATGTGGTGGTCGTGGTGTGTGATGAGCCGACATCGATCACCGATGCCTATGCGCTGATCAAGATCCTCAGCCGGGAGTACGATGTCCAGCGCTTCAAGATTGTTGCCAACATGGTGCGCAGCTACCGCGAGGGGCGCGAACTGTTTATCAAGCTGACCCGGGTTACCGAGCGTTTCCTGGAGGCCAACCTTGAACTGGTGGCCTGCATCCCGCTTGACGACCGAGTCCGCCAGTCGGTGAAACGCCAGAAGCTGGTGGTGGAGGCCTTCCCGCGCAGCCCGGCCGCGCTGGCTCTGGGGGCACTTGCCAACAAGGCCGCCATGTGGCCGGTGCCGCAGAGCCCGGGTGGCCACCTGGAGTTCTTTGTGGAAAGGCTGTTGGTCAACAACCGCCGTCCGCGGGAGGTGCCGGTCAGTGAATAA
- the flhF gene encoding flagellar biosynthesis protein FlhF, whose translation MKIKRFFAKDMRAALTQVKEELGADAVIMSNKKVTGGVEIVAALDSEEPRSQPSPAATKAREELAGRFDSAKRQLADDKVQLQSSSSRFAKVLHNFTGQSGDTEQDSGQGSEADSLSALLQRQSKHYGDDQRHGRRDEPQPSNHSYGERGYVGGGRAQEAARQQPESYFNDGAARQPNGRQQARHQLDIGDYRRPAVPQAEPLYGSRSVDNRKDSYRAESRFGASSQPKNRLDPSRYDPKARSHSADEIDAMRNEMASIRRLLEHQVSGLMWQEMERREPMRAMMIKRLEKMGLSQELADQLACYIPEDVPANEAWPALLDLLSDQIITAKDSILETGGVVALLGPTGVGKTTTIAKLAARAAMEFGPDQIAMVTTDTFRIGAHEQLATYGRIMGCPVRVAKDAEELADILHQLRHRRLVLLDTAGMGQRDIRLSEQLDTLMQNSGSQIRSFLVLPSTAQRRVLHETIEHFRRIPLSGCVLTKLDESLSLGEVISVSIQHALPIAYLADGQRVPEDIKVASGNYLVARANELLEQELSQQTHFWSSESSESQGADFYD comes from the coding sequence TTGAAAATTAAACGTTTTTTTGCCAAGGATATGCGTGCTGCACTTACCCAAGTCAAGGAAGAGCTGGGTGCCGATGCGGTGATCATGTCGAATAAAAAGGTCACCGGCGGGGTGGAGATTGTTGCGGCCCTCGATAGTGAAGAGCCTCGTTCCCAGCCATCCCCGGCTGCCACTAAAGCACGTGAAGAACTCGCCGGACGGTTTGATTCTGCCAAGCGACAGTTGGCAGATGACAAAGTCCAACTGCAGTCGTCCTCGAGCCGTTTTGCCAAAGTGCTGCACAATTTCACCGGCCAGTCTGGCGATACCGAGCAGGACAGTGGCCAAGGCAGTGAGGCAGACTCGTTATCGGCACTGCTGCAACGCCAGTCGAAACACTACGGTGATGACCAGCGCCATGGCCGGCGCGATGAGCCGCAGCCAAGCAACCACTCATACGGCGAGCGAGGCTATGTTGGTGGTGGCCGGGCACAGGAAGCTGCCCGCCAGCAACCGGAGTCTTATTTTAACGATGGGGCCGCTCGCCAGCCCAACGGCCGTCAGCAAGCGAGGCATCAGCTAGATATTGGCGATTACCGCCGCCCGGCAGTGCCGCAGGCCGAGCCGCTTTATGGTTCCCGTTCAGTAGATAACCGTAAGGATTCATACCGCGCCGAGTCACGCTTTGGTGCCTCGTCGCAGCCGAAAAACCGCTTGGATCCAAGCCGCTATGATCCCAAGGCGCGAAGTCATAGTGCCGATGAAATCGATGCGATGCGCAATGAGATGGCCTCCATCCGCCGCTTGCTTGAACATCAGGTCTCGGGCTTGATGTGGCAGGAGATGGAGCGCCGCGAGCCAATGCGGGCGATGATGATCAAACGGCTGGAGAAAATGGGCCTGTCGCAGGAGCTGGCCGATCAGCTGGCATGTTATATCCCTGAAGACGTACCGGCGAACGAAGCGTGGCCGGCACTGCTCGATCTGCTGTCCGATCAAATTATCACCGCCAAAGACAGCATTCTGGAAACCGGCGGGGTAGTCGCCCTGCTGGGGCCGACCGGTGTCGGCAAGACAACGACGATTGCCAAGCTGGCTGCACGGGCGGCAATGGAGTTCGGTCCCGACCAAATTGCCATGGTCACGACCGATACCTTCCGTATTGGTGCCCACGAGCAGTTGGCTACTTATGGCCGAATTATGGGCTGTCCGGTTCGAGTTGCTAAAGATGCCGAGGAATTGGCCGATATATTACATCAGTTGCGCCATCGCCGATTGGTTCTGCTCGATACCGCCGGAATGGGGCAGCGTGATATTAGGTTGTCCGAGCAACTCGATACCCTGATGCAAAACAGCGGCTCGCAAATTCGCAGCTTCTTGGTACTGCCATCAACGGCTCAGCGTCGGGTGCTGCATGAAACCATCGAGCACTTCCGCCGTATTCCGCTTTCGGGCTGCGTCCTGACCAAGCTGGATGAGTCGCTGAGCTTGGGTGAGGTGATCAGTGTGTCTATTCAGCACGCACTGCCGATTGCTTACCTTGCCGACGGGCAGCGGGTGCCGGAAGACATTAAGGTCGCCTCGGGGAACTATCTGGTTGCCCGGGCAAATGAATTACTTGAACAAGAGTTAAGCCAGCAGACCCACTTCTGGAGTAGCGAAAGCTCTGAAAGCCAGGGGGCAGACTTTTATGACTGA
- the flhA gene encoding flagellar biosynthesis protein FlhA, giving the protein MKLSLPFADKFNPARLQSMPAIGAPVLVLATLAMVILPMPPLLLDMAFSFNIALALVVLLVTVYTRRPLDFAAFPTVLLIATLLRLALNVASTRVVLLYGHEGPDAAGQVIDAFGSVVIGGNYAVGLVVFLILMIINFMVVTKGAGRISEVSARFTLDALPGKQMAIDADLNAGLIDQEQARTRRFEVTKEADFYGSMDGASKFVKGDAIAGILILCINIIGGLVIGMGQHGLGFGEAIEIYSLLTIGDGLVAQIPSLLLSIGAAMMVTRQNTDEDMGQQMIFQMFNNPQALIITGGILFVMGIVPGMPHIPFLLLALLIGGVAYWRIKSQRAAAEIQEQEASTDVVAPQLPKELSWDDVKPIDVIGLEVGYRLIPMVDKDQGGELLERVKGVRKKLSQDFGFLIPAVHIRDNLELPPNTYRISLMGVACGEANIHPNRELAINPGQVFGNVDGERSVDPAFGLEAVWINESQREHAQALGYTVVDSATVLATHLSQILTNRAAQLIGYEEVQNLLDLLGKSAPRLVEGLVPDQLSLGVIVKVLQNLLNEAIPIRDIRTIVQTLAEYSTKSQDPDILTAAVRVSLKRLICQEINGIEPELPVITLVPELEQILHQTMQSSGGESTGIEPGLAERLQRSLIDATQQQELKGEPAVLLTSGVLRLTLAKFVKNTIPSLRVLSYQEVPDEKQIRIVNAVGNS; this is encoded by the coding sequence ATGAAGCTATCTTTACCCTTTGCCGATAAGTTTAATCCAGCACGCCTGCAGAGCATGCCTGCGATCGGTGCGCCTGTCTTGGTACTGGCAACCCTGGCAATGGTCATATTGCCGATGCCGCCGTTGCTGCTGGACATGGCATTCTCGTTTAACATTGCGCTGGCGCTGGTGGTGTTGCTGGTCACTGTCTATACCCGCCGTCCGCTGGATTTTGCCGCATTCCCGACCGTTCTGCTGATCGCCACCTTGTTGCGCCTGGCACTCAATGTTGCCTCCACCCGGGTTGTCTTGCTGTATGGCCATGAAGGGCCGGATGCGGCCGGCCAGGTGATTGATGCCTTTGGTTCGGTGGTCATCGGCGGCAACTATGCCGTCGGTTTGGTGGTCTTCCTGATCTTGATGATTATCAACTTCATGGTGGTGACCAAAGGTGCCGGGCGTATTTCCGAGGTGAGTGCCCGCTTTACCCTTGATGCCTTGCCCGGCAAGCAGATGGCGATTGATGCCGACTTGAATGCCGGTTTGATTGATCAGGAGCAGGCCCGTACCCGCCGTTTTGAAGTGACCAAGGAAGCGGACTTCTACGGCTCGATGGACGGTGCCTCCAAGTTCGTGAAGGGGGATGCCATTGCCGGTATCCTGATCCTCTGTATCAATATCATCGGCGGGCTGGTCATCGGTATGGGCCAGCATGGGCTGGGTTTCGGTGAGGCGATTGAAATCTATAGTTTGCTGACCATCGGTGATGGCCTGGTTGCCCAAATCCCATCACTGCTGCTGTCCATCGGTGCCGCCATGATGGTGACACGTCAAAATACTGACGAAGACATGGGCCAGCAAATGATTTTCCAGATGTTCAACAACCCGCAGGCGTTGATCATCACCGGCGGGATCCTGTTTGTCATGGGGATTGTGCCGGGCATGCCGCATATTCCGTTTTTGCTATTGGCGTTGCTGATTGGCGGGGTGGCCTATTGGCGGATCAAGTCCCAGCGCGCAGCGGCAGAAATCCAAGAGCAGGAAGCCTCTACCGATGTGGTGGCACCGCAATTGCCTAAAGAGTTGTCGTGGGACGATGTCAAACCGATTGATGTCATCGGGCTGGAAGTCGGCTACCGCCTCATTCCGATGGTGGACAAAGATCAGGGCGGAGAGCTGCTCGAGCGGGTTAAGGGCGTGAGGAAGAAACTGTCGCAGGACTTCGGGTTCTTGATCCCGGCCGTCCATATTCGCGATAACCTTGAGCTACCGCCGAATACCTATCGCATCAGCCTGATGGGCGTTGCCTGCGGCGAGGCCAATATTCATCCTAACCGTGAGCTGGCCATTAACCCAGGCCAGGTGTTTGGCAATGTCGACGGGGAGCGCTCGGTGGATCCGGCCTTCGGTCTCGAAGCGGTATGGATAAACGAGTCGCAGCGCGAACATGCCCAGGCGCTGGGTTATACCGTGGTCGATTCTGCAACCGTGTTGGCCACCCACCTGAGTCAAATTCTGACCAACCGTGCGGCGCAGTTGATTGGTTACGAAGAAGTCCAGAATCTCCTCGACCTGCTGGGTAAATCGGCTCCTCGCTTGGTAGAGGGCTTGGTGCCGGATCAGCTCAGTCTGGGGGTGATTGTCAAAGTACTGCAGAACCTGCTCAATGAAGCCATTCCGATCCGTGATATCCGGACGATTGTCCAGACGCTGGCCGAATATTCCACCAAGAGTCAAGATCCTGACATTTTGACGGCGGCCGTCCGGGTTAGCTTGAAACGACTAATTTGCCAAGAAATCAATGGTATAGAGCCGGAGTTGCCAGTTATCACCCTGGTGCCAGAGTTGGAGCAAATCTTGCATCAAACCATGCAGTCTTCCGGCGGCGAGTCGACCGGTATTGAACCTGGTCTGGCTGAACGCCTGCAGCGTTCCTTGATTGATGCCACCCAGCAGCAAGAGCTGAAAGGTGAACCTGCAGTCTTGTTGACCTCGGGGGTATTGAGACTGACGCTTGCGAAATTTGTCAAGAATACAATTCCTTCATTGCGTGTGCTGTCCTATCAGGAAGTCCCTGATGAGAAGCAGATCCGTATTGTCAATGCAGTTGGGAATTCATAA